From a single Micromonospora carbonacea genomic region:
- a CDS encoding FAD-dependent monooxygenase has translation MGGSPLRILVVGAGIAGLAVARALRRVGLRPDVTERLPASALVDTGLYLPGNAARALRGLDLDGPVRPLGQIIRRQCFLDAAGDPLCEVDLGSLWADVGECRALPWSELHRVLLTGAGGEVRHCVEVREVELLPAAVGITFADGATAEYDLVIGADGPRSAVRALAALGGAPRPAGHVVYRGVVRGGPPVDEWTALLGQQAGFLVVPLGAGRLYCYADEVGTVAPADPVARLTELFGAYAGPVPEVLDALEQVHVGVTEEVELGRWSRGRVLLVGDAAHATAPTLSQGTAMALEDAVVLAESLTSTDTVEEALVAYESRRRPRTQWVRDRTRDRNRTRDVPPALRDPFLRRRGAEIFGAHYGLLVKPV, from the coding sequence ATGGGTGGCTCCCCCCTGCGCATCCTCGTCGTCGGCGCGGGCATCGCCGGTCTGGCCGTGGCCCGGGCACTGCGGAGGGTGGGTCTCCGGCCCGACGTCACCGAGCGCCTGCCCGCGTCGGCCCTCGTCGACACCGGCCTCTACCTGCCCGGCAACGCGGCCCGCGCCCTGCGCGGACTCGACCTCGACGGCCCCGTGCGCCCCCTCGGGCAGATCATCCGCCGGCAGTGCTTCCTCGACGCCGCCGGCGACCCGCTCTGCGAGGTCGACCTGGGGTCGCTCTGGGCGGACGTCGGCGAGTGCCGCGCGCTGCCCTGGTCGGAACTGCACCGGGTGCTGCTCACCGGCGCCGGCGGCGAGGTCCGCCACTGCGTCGAGGTGCGGGAGGTCGAGCTGCTGCCGGCCGCCGTCGGCATCACCTTCGCCGACGGCGCCACCGCCGAGTACGACCTGGTGATCGGCGCCGACGGTCCCCGCTCGGCCGTGCGCGCCCTGGCCGCGCTCGGCGGGGCGCCCCGCCCGGCCGGGCACGTCGTCTACCGGGGCGTCGTCCGGGGCGGCCCGCCGGTCGACGAGTGGACCGCGCTGCTCGGCCAGCAGGCCGGCTTCCTCGTCGTGCCGCTCGGGGCCGGCCGGCTCTACTGCTACGCCGACGAAGTGGGCACCGTGGCCCCTGCCGACCCCGTCGCGCGGCTGACCGAGCTGTTCGGCGCGTACGCCGGCCCGGTGCCCGAGGTCCTCGACGCGCTGGAGCAGGTGCACGTCGGCGTCACCGAGGAGGTCGAGCTGGGCCGGTGGTCCCGGGGGCGGGTGCTGCTCGTCGGCGACGCCGCGCACGCCACCGCGCCGACCCTGTCCCAGGGCACCGCCATGGCCCTGGAGGACGCCGTGGTGCTGGCCGAGTCGCTGACCTCCACCGATACCGTCGAGGAGGCCCTGGTCGCGTACGAGAGCCGCCGTCGCCCGCGTACCCAGTGGGTGCGGGACCGGACCCGGGACCGCAACCGCACCCGCGACGTGCCGCCGGCCCTGCGCGACCCGTTCCTGCGTCGGCGCGGGGCGGAGATCTTCGGCGCGCACTACGGGTTGCTGGTCAAGCCGGTGTGA
- a CDS encoding IclR family transcriptional regulator, whose amino-acid sequence MTAGDAHRAVKSAGRALDVLEALAAAGGPRPLGELSRALGIPKSSLHALLRTLLARGWVETDDGGGRFALGLRALEVGAAYLGRDGATGLLGGVLDRLAARFAETAQLFRLDGGSVVLLARRESPHALRAYHPVGCRLPAHATAAGRALLAQRPDDAVDRLLSWPLPARTASTATGPAWLRAELAAVRERGWAAEAQECDPGLAAVAVAVPLRRPATEAIALCAPVARLGPQTRAQMAAALVEAAGRVGAGRWLLAGDSWPPFDGPNADSPLA is encoded by the coding sequence GTGACGGCGGGCGACGCGCACCGGGCGGTGAAGTCGGCCGGTCGCGCGCTTGACGTGCTGGAGGCCCTCGCGGCGGCCGGCGGCCCGCGCCCGCTGGGCGAGTTGAGCCGGGCGCTCGGCATCCCCAAGAGCAGCCTGCACGCGCTCCTGCGCACCCTGCTGGCGCGGGGCTGGGTGGAGACGGACGACGGCGGCGGCCGGTTCGCGCTCGGCCTGCGGGCCCTGGAGGTCGGTGCGGCCTACCTGGGGCGCGACGGCGCGACGGGCCTGCTGGGCGGCGTGCTCGACCGGCTGGCGGCCCGGTTCGCCGAGACCGCGCAGCTGTTCCGCCTCGACGGCGGGTCGGTGGTGCTGCTGGCCCGGCGGGAGTCGCCGCACGCGCTGCGCGCGTACCACCCGGTCGGCTGCCGGCTGCCGGCGCACGCCACGGCGGCGGGCCGGGCGCTGCTGGCCCAGCGGCCGGACGACGCGGTGGACCGGCTGCTGAGCTGGCCGCTGCCGGCCCGGACGGCGAGCACGGCGACGGGGCCGGCGTGGCTGCGCGCCGAGCTGGCGGCGGTACGCGAACGGGGCTGGGCGGCGGAGGCGCAGGAGTGCGACCCGGGGCTGGCGGCGGTCGCGGTGGCGGTGCCGCTGCGGCGGCCGGCGACGGAGGCGATCGCGCTCTGCGCGCCGGTGGCGCGGCTGGGGCCGCAGACCCGGGCGCAGATGGCCGCCGCGCTGGTCGAGGCGGCCGGGCGGGTGGGCGCGGGGCGCTGGCTGCTGGCCGGGGATTCGTGGCCGCCGTTCGACGGGCCGAACGCCGACTCCCCGCTAGCTTAA